A single window of Ignavibacteriota bacterium DNA harbors:
- a CDS encoding ATP-binding protein produces MADFEKLGAFYLGKIFDPISKTTKEDLVLYDSKDLTTHAVCVGMTGSGKTGLCISLLEEAAIDHIPALVVDPKGDITNLLLTFPNLEGKDFFPWINKSDAERKGVSPEEFANSQAQLWKNGLQQWGQDGNRIKMLRETSDFIIYTPGSTAGTPVSILDSFKAPADEIIDDGDLFGDKISATTASLLGLLGIDADPLKSKEHILLSNIIQFHWANKKDLDLAAIIQNVQNPPFTKIGVFDIESFYPEKERFELAMQLNNILSAPGFQSWLTGEALDIDKLLYSNTGKPKTSIFYTAHLSDSERMFFTSLLLNQLIGWVRMQSGTTSLRAMLYVDEIFGYLPPVSNPPTKKPFLTLLKQARAFGVGLVLATQNPVDLDYKSLSNAGTWFIGRLQTERDRMRVLDGLEGATLEGGGKFDRNQIDKILSGLDNRVFLLHNVHEPHPVIFNTRWAMSYLRGPLTRNQIKDLKNPNVSEDSTDINSVNLNLSKISVNPLPNEIKAIYLNREISDSEIANTIYQPYIYAHADINFLEKTKGIDFKKSSSFIVPITNDVISVKWKDGYEVKVEENYLVKDANQNIKYSELPNSAKNDKNIAVWQKFFEDYLTSDYSLEIYNSPSLKQTSMPLESDRDFKIRLSQITREQRDKDMDIIKERYQRKIQVIDDKIRRAQEKIEREKSQSTQVKLQTAISVGSTILGALFGKKALSTSTISKAGTAMKSAGRAMKESGDINRAEDELEVLNQQMTGIQDKLQEELNLLQDKYDLSIEQLETLKIRPKKPNISIKLFSFLWLPIGNESIKEIEEIQIV; encoded by the coding sequence ATGGCTGATTTCGAAAAACTTGGAGCATTTTATTTAGGGAAAATTTTCGATCCAATATCAAAAACTACAAAAGAAGATTTGGTTTTATATGATTCAAAGGATTTGACTACACACGCGGTTTGTGTGGGAATGACAGGCAGCGGAAAAACTGGCTTATGTATTTCTTTATTGGAAGAAGCTGCGATTGATCATATTCCGGCTTTAGTAGTTGACCCTAAAGGAGATATAACAAATTTACTGTTAACATTCCCGAATTTGGAAGGTAAAGATTTCTTTCCATGGATAAATAAATCTGATGCTGAAAGAAAAGGTGTTTCACCAGAGGAATTTGCAAATTCACAAGCCCAACTTTGGAAAAACGGTTTGCAGCAGTGGGGACAAGATGGAAACAGAATCAAAATGTTGAGAGAAACTTCCGATTTTATAATCTATACACCGGGAAGTACAGCCGGAACGCCGGTTTCTATTTTGGATTCTTTTAAAGCTCCCGCGGATGAAATAATTGATGACGGAGATCTTTTTGGCGATAAAATTTCCGCAACAACGGCAAGTTTATTGGGTTTATTAGGTATTGACGCTGATCCGCTTAAAAGTAAAGAACATATTTTATTGTCAAATATTATACAATTTCACTGGGCAAATAAAAAAGATCTTGATCTTGCCGCAATAATCCAAAATGTACAAAATCCGCCATTTACAAAAATTGGCGTATTTGATATTGAATCGTTTTATCCTGAAAAAGAAAGATTTGAATTGGCAATGCAGTTAAATAATATTTTATCTGCACCGGGATTTCAATCTTGGCTTACCGGTGAAGCTCTAGATATAGATAAACTGCTTTATTCAAATACCGGAAAACCAAAAACATCAATTTTTTATACCGCTCATTTATCAGATTCCGAAAGAATGTTTTTCACTTCATTATTGTTAAATCAACTAATCGGCTGGGTTAGAATGCAGTCAGGAACTACAAGTCTGCGTGCTATGCTTTATGTAGATGAAATTTTTGGTTATTTGCCGCCCGTTTCAAATCCGCCTACAAAAAAACCGTTTTTAACTTTGTTAAAACAAGCAAGAGCTTTTGGAGTAGGACTAGTTTTAGCAACACAAAATCCTGTGGATTTAGATTACAAGAGCTTATCTAATGCGGGCACTTGGTTTATAGGTAGACTGCAAACAGAACGCGACAGAATGCGGGTTTTAGACGGATTGGAAGGCGCTACTTTAGAAGGCGGCGGAAAGTTTGACCGAAATCAAATTGATAAAATTTTATCCGGTTTAGATAACAGAGTATTCTTATTGCATAATGTACACGAACCGCATCCCGTTATTTTTAACACGAGATGGGCAATGTCGTATTTAAGAGGTCCATTAACCAGAAATCAAATTAAGGATTTAAAAAATCCAAATGTTTCTGAAGACAGTACCGATATAAATTCGGTCAATTTAAATTTAAGTAAAATTTCAGTTAACCCGTTGCCGAATGAAATTAAAGCAATTTATCTAAATCGCGAAATAAGCGATTCTGAAATCGCAAATACAATTTATCAACCTTATATTTATGCACATGCGGATATTAATTTTTTAGAGAAAACTAAAGGTATCGACTTTAAAAAATCTTCGAGCTTCATTGTTCCTATTACAAACGACGTAATTTCGGTAAAGTGGAAAGACGGTTACGAAGTTAAGGTCGAGGAAAATTATTTAGTTAAAGATGCAAATCAAAATATTAAATATTCCGAATTACCAAATTCAGCTAAAAATGATAAAAATATTGCGGTTTGGCAGAAATTCTTTGAGGATTATTTGACAAGCGATTATTCATTGGAAATTTATAATAGCCCTAGTCTTAAACAAACTTCAATGCCATTGGAAAGTGACCGCGACTTTAAAATTAGACTTTCTCAAATAACGAGAGAACAGCGCGATAAAGATATGGATATAATTAAAGAAAGATACCAGAGAAAAATTCAAGTAATTGATGATAAAATTAGAAGAGCTCAGGAGAAAATTGAAAGAGAAAAATCTCAGTCTACACAGGTAAAACTGCAAACGGCTATTTCCGTTGGTTCAACAATTTTAGGTGCATTATTTGGTAAAAAAGCTTTAAGTACTTCAACAATAAGTAAAGCCGGCACCGCAATGAAATCTGCCGGAAGAGCCATGAAAGAATCAGGTGACATAAACCGAGCAGAAGATGAGTTAGAAGTTCTGAATCAGCAGATGACCGGAATTCAAGATAAACTTCAGGAAGAACTAAATTTACTTCAAGATAAATATGATCTTTCGATTGAACAGCTTGAAACGTTAAAAATAAGACCCAAAAAGCCAAATATTTCAATAAAATTATTCAGTTTTTTGTGGCTGCCTATTGGCAATGAGTCAATAAAAGAAATTGAGGAAATTCAAATTGTATAA
- a CDS encoding lysoplasmalogenase, with amino-acid sequence METNIIILFFVISAIHIFTDYKFPNAVYFTKPLPLLFIIFYCLLSKDLFQSNKLFIFLGFIFSLAGDLLLINKKYFYFGLISFLITHLFFITYLLLQFHPHFNIIIFFIIVFAFIMFYRQIINRVQTKKNYLILYGIILFSLLWQSLEQINFYKNSSSLIFASGILLFVISDILIAFNKFITKFQSAQFLILSTYFLAQFLILISTFE; translated from the coding sequence TTGGAAACTAATATTATTATTTTGTTTTTCGTAATATCTGCGATTCATATTTTTACAGATTATAAGTTTCCTAATGCTGTTTATTTTACGAAGCCACTGCCATTGCTGTTTATAATTTTTTATTGCCTGCTTTCAAAAGATCTGTTCCAATCAAATAAGTTATTTATTTTTTTAGGATTTATTTTTTCTTTAGCAGGCGATTTACTTTTAATAAATAAAAAGTATTTCTATTTCGGTTTAATATCTTTTTTAATAACACATTTATTTTTTATTACTTACTTGCTGCTACAGTTTCATCCGCATTTTAACATAATTATTTTTTTCATTATTGTTTTTGCCTTTATTATGTTCTACCGACAAATAATAAACAGAGTCCAAACAAAAAAGAATTATTTAATTCTTTATGGGATTATACTTTTTAGCTTACTTTGGCAATCACTTGAGCAAATAAATTTTTATAAAAACAGTTCATCTTTAATCTTTGCAAGTGGAATACTTTTATTTGTAATATCAGACATTCTTATAGCATTTAATAAATTCATAACAAAATTCCAATCAGCTCAATTTTTGATATTATCAACTTATTTTTTGGCCCAATTTTTAATTTTAATTTCAACATTTGAATAA
- a CDS encoding UDP-glucose--hexose-1-phosphate uridylyltransferase: protein MNNTHRRFNALTNEWILVSPNRTQRPWQGQNEVEFKTVKPEYDPQCYLCPNNIRANGEKNPDYKSTYIFVNDYSSLKLNVEKFSIDENNLIKAESEEGICKVICFSPKHNLTLTELSLEEIENVIITWQNEYDKIGSMKEINYVQIFENKGAIMGASNPHPHGQIWAQHSIPMEPLKEQINFQKYFDAHNSTILSDYLKLENEKNERIIFENERFTVLIPFWAVWPFESMIISKLPLNNILQFDQKSIKDYAEVIKILSTAYDKIFNVSFPYSAGIHQAPTDGKLHPEWHFHMHFFPPLLRSATIKKFMVGYEMLANPQRDITAETAAEILKKLIRN, encoded by the coding sequence ATGAATAATACTCATAGAAGATTCAACGCTTTAACAAATGAATGGATTTTGGTTTCACCAAACAGAACACAAAGACCATGGCAGGGACAGAATGAAGTTGAATTCAAAACAGTAAAACCTGAGTACGATCCGCAATGTTATTTGTGTCCAAATAATATTAGAGCAAATGGAGAAAAAAATCCCGACTATAAAAGCACATATATTTTTGTAAATGATTATAGTTCGTTAAAATTAAATGTTGAAAAATTTTCAATCGATGAGAATAATTTAATAAAAGCTGAATCAGAAGAAGGCATATGTAAAGTAATTTGTTTCTCTCCAAAACATAATTTAACCCTTACTGAATTATCACTCGAGGAAATTGAAAACGTAATTATAACCTGGCAGAATGAATATGATAAAATCGGAAGTATGAAAGAAATTAACTATGTTCAGATTTTTGAAAATAAAGGCGCAATAATGGGCGCAAGCAATCCACATCCACACGGTCAAATTTGGGCACAGCATTCAATACCAATGGAACCGCTTAAAGAGCAAATAAATTTTCAGAAATATTTCGACGCACATAATTCAACTATTTTAAGTGATTATCTTAAACTTGAAAATGAAAAAAACGAGAGAATCATTTTTGAAAATGAAAGATTTACTGTTCTAATACCATTTTGGGCGGTTTGGCCTTTTGAATCAATGATAATCTCTAAACTTCCTTTGAATAATATCTTACAATTTGATCAAAAATCTATAAAAGATTATGCAGAAGTGATTAAAATTTTATCAACTGCTTATGATAAAATTTTCAATGTTTCATTTCCCTATTCGGCAGGAATTCATCAAGCTCCCACTGATGGAAAACTTCATCCCGAATGGCATTTTCACATGCATTTTTTTCCGCCTTTATTGAGGTCGGCAACTATAAAAAAATTTATGGTTGGATATGAAATGCTCGCAAATCCGCAAAGAGATATCACAGCGGAAACGGCTGCCGAAATTTTAAAAAAACTAATTAGAAATTAA
- a CDS encoding tetratricopeptide repeat protein, whose amino-acid sequence MKIKSIYIYLGIFLLALMVIVYFTVQSKSTEMSIANNEMPKDNVHSQFNNSQPPSGSNVSNEFKSKLKSLEEYVDKNPNDTAKVREYADLLYGSHNPKKSIELYESILEKDSKRIDILMSLAIVEFEQNNFNEAESYIRKILDINPKNVEAIYNLGVMQARNGDFLKAKENWTKIINEFPNHKLIGTVKTALSRLETKKN is encoded by the coding sequence ATGAAAATTAAATCAATTTATATTTATCTTGGAATCTTTTTACTAGCTTTGATGGTTATTGTTTATTTTACCGTACAAAGTAAATCAACAGAAATGAGCATTGCAAATAATGAAATGCCTAAAGATAATGTCCATTCACAATTTAATAATTCTCAGCCGCCAAGCGGTTCAAATGTATCAAATGAATTTAAAAGTAAATTAAAGTCGTTAGAAGAATATGTGGATAAAAATCCCAATGATACCGCAAAAGTGCGGGAATATGCCGATTTGTTATATGGTTCACACAATCCCAAAAAGTCGATCGAACTTTATGAATCAATTTTAGAAAAAGACTCAAAAAGAATTGATATTTTAATGAGTCTGGCAATAGTAGAGTTTGAACAAAATAATTTTAACGAAGCCGAAAGTTATATTAGGAAAATTTTGGATATAAATCCTAAAAATGTTGAAGCAATTTATAATTTGGGAGTTATGCAGGCTAGGAATGGAGATTTTTTAAAAGCTAAAGAAAATTGGACAAAGATAATAAATGAATTTCCCAATCATAAATTAATTGGAACTGTTAAAACTGCTCTTTCAAGACTTGAAACCAAGAAAAATTGA
- a CDS encoding 1-(5-phosphoribosyl)-5-[(5-phosphoribosylamino)methylideneamino] imidazole-4-carboxamide isomerase — protein sequence MRKILVIPSIDIKDRKTVRIVQGIPELDCKAYGNDPVEMAMIWRSENAKVIHVVDFDLSREHSRKNLDLIGQICESVIIPIEFGGGITNIADAEEILNLGVFRLVIGSLAFSNPKEFKRIFEKFGPLKISAAIDVINEELVVHARKEKAGISAIEFSKQLSEIGINRFVITDVLRNGMMDGPNIEFCRKIADATNTKVTLSGGISGFSDLMKVQENYACGIDSVIVGRALYENKFPCQKIWRVAESGIFD from the coding sequence ATGAGAAAGATATTAGTGATTCCGTCTATAGATATTAAGGATAGGAAAACAGTACGAATTGTTCAAGGAATTCCCGAATTAGATTGTAAAGCATATGGAAATGATCCTGTTGAAATGGCAATGATTTGGAGATCGGAAAATGCTAAAGTTATACATGTTGTTGATTTCGATCTTTCACGCGAACATTCCCGCAAAAATCTCGATCTAATCGGACAAATTTGCGAATCGGTAATAATTCCAATTGAATTTGGCGGTGGCATTACAAATATTGCCGATGCGGAAGAAATCTTAAATTTAGGCGTTTTTCGATTAGTAATTGGCTCACTTGCATTTTCAAATCCAAAAGAATTTAAAAGAATATTTGAAAAATTTGGTCCTTTAAAAATTTCTGCAGCAATTGATGTTATAAATGAAGAATTAGTTGTCCATGCTAGAAAAGAAAAAGCCGGTATTTCTGCTATAGAATTTTCAAAGCAGTTATCGGAAATTGGTATAAATAGATTTGTTATAACAGATGTGCTTAGAAACGGCATGATGGATGGACCAAATATTGAATTTTGCAGAAAAATTGCCGATGCAACCAATACAAAAGTTACTTTGTCCGGTGGAATTTCCGGCTTCTCCGATTTAATGAAAGTACAAGAAAATTATGCTTGCGGAATTGATTCTGTAATTGTTGGCAGAGCTTTATATGAGAATAAATTCCCATGTCAGAAAATTTGGAGAGTTGCAGAATCCGGTATTTTTGATTAA
- a CDS encoding acyl-CoA dehydrogenase family protein — protein MATTEELKMLREMVIDFTDSEIRPLAAKIDQNEEIPRELINKIAEVGLLGTAFPEKYGGGGFGEYGFCIAQEEVTKACGSTATLIGAHQSIGTNAIYIGGSEELKQKYMFDLTSGKKIAAFALTEPEAGSDAFNLQTNAKFDGTKWILNGQKIWITNAALADVFSVFARTEKGITGFVVEKNFPGISIGPNEKKLGIKGSVTNTVTFENVEIPQENLIGSDGRGFVIAMKTLDAGRIGIGAASLGAAKEMLKLSVEYANQRKQFNQPISKFQGIQFMISDITTKIFAMESILYRVAEKYDKKEDVMQDAAIVKLFCSEAVSEVADMALQIHGGMGFSRELPIERFYRDARILRIFEGTSEIQKLVISRKTIKNNGIWVK, from the coding sequence ATGGCAACTACTGAAGAATTAAAAATGTTACGAGAAATGGTGATAGATTTTACCGATTCTGAAATTAGACCATTGGCGGCAAAAATTGATCAAAATGAAGAAATACCAAGAGAATTAATAAATAAAATTGCAGAAGTTGGATTGTTAGGAACGGCTTTTCCAGAAAAATACGGAGGCGGCGGTTTTGGTGAATACGGATTTTGTATTGCGCAGGAAGAAGTTACAAAAGCTTGCGGTTCTACCGCAACATTGATCGGCGCACATCAATCAATTGGGACAAACGCAATTTATATTGGCGGCTCAGAAGAATTAAAACAAAAATATATGTTCGATTTGACTTCCGGCAAAAAAATTGCGGCATTTGCACTTACAGAACCGGAAGCAGGTTCAGATGCTTTTAATCTTCAGACCAATGCTAAATTTGACGGAACAAAATGGATATTAAATGGTCAAAAAATATGGATTACAAACGCTGCGCTGGCGGATGTTTTTTCGGTTTTTGCGAGAACAGAAAAAGGTATAACCGGATTTGTAGTTGAAAAAAATTTCCCAGGAATTTCAATTGGACCAAATGAAAAAAAACTTGGAATAAAAGGAAGTGTAACGAATACAGTTACTTTTGAAAATGTGGAAATTCCCCAAGAAAATTTAATAGGTTCTGATGGAAGAGGTTTTGTAATTGCAATGAAAACATTGGACGCGGGAAGAATTGGAATCGGGGCAGCTAGTCTTGGTGCTGCAAAAGAAATGTTGAAGCTTTCGGTGGAATATGCAAACCAAAGAAAGCAATTCAATCAGCCGATTTCAAAGTTTCAAGGAATTCAATTTATGATTTCCGACATTACAACAAAAATATTTGCGATGGAAAGTATTTTATACAGAGTAGCGGAGAAATACGATAAAAAAGAAGACGTAATGCAGGATGCCGCTATAGTTAAATTGTTTTGTTCGGAAGCGGTATCTGAAGTTGCCGATATGGCTTTGCAAATTCACGGCGGAATGGGATTTTCAAGAGAATTGCCAATTGAAAGATTTTACCGAGACGCAAGAATATTAAGAATTTTCGAAGGAACGAGTGAAATTCAAAAGCTAGTTATTAGCAGAAAAACTATAAAAAATAATGGGATTTGGGTAAAATAA
- a CDS encoding MFS transporter yields the protein MELLERAAYYGFFIIITLYLTNIIGFTDIETGIIAGIFGALIYFFPPFTGAISDKIGFKNGLILAFVFLTVGYFFLGIFHSKFLVVVFLLIVVVGASFIKPLITGTVAKTTNAENKARGFSLFYWIVNIGAFGGKTVVPSIRQGIGLEYVNFFSAGMSFIALLFAIFIFKIDENRIEKSKSFSEILKSLKAILMTPRLILLILIVSGFWLIQHQLYATMPKYVIRLLGEQAKPEWLANVNPLVVVLFVVFITQLFKKYKAVSVMLIGMIIMPFSALAMASSQTLESITGNSINILGLFTMHPLTVMMIIGIGIQGIAECFISPRFLEYFALQAPEGEEGTYMGFSHLHSFFSYLIGFFLSGFLLDAYCPDPSTLPIGISEAEKMAIYANAHVLWYYFVGIASIAAIALFIFRYVTNKIDSSTENAAVN from the coding sequence ATGGAACTTCTTGAAAGAGCCGCTTACTATGGTTTTTTTATTATTATAACATTATACTTGACAAATATTATTGGATTTACTGACATTGAAACCGGAATAATTGCCGGAATTTTCGGAGCTTTAATTTATTTTTTCCCTCCCTTTACAGGCGCAATTAGCGATAAAATTGGTTTTAAAAATGGATTGATACTGGCTTTTGTATTTTTAACTGTAGGATATTTTTTCTTAGGCATATTTCACTCAAAATTTCTTGTCGTTGTTTTTCTATTGATAGTTGTTGTAGGTGCATCATTTATTAAACCTTTAATAACCGGAACAGTAGCAAAAACCACAAATGCCGAAAACAAGGCAAGAGGTTTTTCTTTATTTTATTGGATTGTGAATATTGGCGCTTTCGGCGGCAAGACCGTTGTTCCTTCCATCAGACAAGGAATTGGCTTGGAATATGTAAACTTCTTTTCCGCGGGAATGTCTTTTATTGCATTATTATTCGCGATTTTTATTTTTAAAATAGATGAAAATAGAATTGAAAAATCTAAATCATTCTCTGAAATTTTAAAGTCGCTGAAGGCAATTTTAATGACTCCAAGATTAATATTATTAATTCTTATCGTTTCCGGTTTTTGGTTAATTCAACATCAGTTGTATGCAACAATGCCAAAATATGTTATCCGACTTTTAGGCGAACAAGCAAAACCCGAATGGCTGGCTAATGTTAATCCTTTAGTTGTTGTACTTTTTGTTGTATTTATAACTCAATTATTTAAAAAATATAAAGCAGTTTCTGTAATGCTAATTGGAATGATAATTATGCCGTTTTCGGCATTGGCAATGGCTTCAAGTCAGACATTGGAATCTATTACCGGAAATTCGATAAATATTCTCGGACTGTTTACAATGCATCCTTTAACTGTTATGATGATCATTGGTATAGGAATTCAAGGTATTGCAGAATGTTTTATATCTCCCAGATTTTTAGAATATTTTGCGCTTCAAGCACCCGAAGGCGAAGAAGGAACTTACATGGGTTTTAGTCATTTGCATTCTTTCTTTTCTTACTTAATTGGGTTTTTTCTTTCAGGATTTTTGTTGGATGCTTATTGTCCGGACCCTTCGACTTTACCAATTGGAATATCTGAAGCAGAAAAAATGGCAATTTATGCCAACGCTCATGTTTTGTGGTATTACTTTGTTGGAATTGCATCAATTGCCGCAATAGCTTTATTTATATTTAGATACGTAACAAATAAAATTGATTCATCTACCGAAAATGCGGCTGTTAATTAA
- a CDS encoding galactokinase, with product MKTKLTITDIEKNFKTIYGNDENVIDNQKKRYASLIRNYYENFNVSEKTWILSTPGRTELSGNHTDHNGGKVIAASINLDTLIMFSGEENYIKLKSDKYNETFIVDISDLEIKEEEKGTTKSIIRGILSGFKKNGFKVGGFSGYLVSDVIQGSGLSSSASVEVAIGSVINFLYNDNTISPEVISKIGQFAENEYFGKPCGLMDQVACASGGIVTIDFKDNENPKIVNIAFDLEEFDYKLLVVDTGGTHQNLTDEYAAIPFEMKQIANYFGKVKCAELNYEEVLKSIYELRQKFSDRAILRVIHFLQENLRVEEQVNALIKKDFRKFIDLVKNSGNSSYKYLQNVYSSKNVNEQPLSLALAITENFLMDVNEGACRIHGGGFAGTIQVFIPNKYVEDYIKIIEKIFGKNSVSVLSIRQSGSFVLNF from the coding sequence ATGAAAACAAAATTGACTATTACTGATATTGAAAAAAACTTTAAAACCATTTACGGGAATGATGAAAATGTGATTGACAATCAGAAAAAAAGATATGCGTCATTGATTCGGAATTATTACGAGAATTTTAATGTCTCTGAAAAAACTTGGATTTTAAGTACACCCGGCAGAACAGAACTAAGCGGTAATCATACAGACCACAACGGCGGAAAAGTGATTGCTGCAAGTATAAATTTAGATACGTTAATTATGTTTTCCGGAGAAGAAAATTATATTAAACTGAAATCAGATAAATACAATGAAACATTTATTGTTGATATCTCTGATCTGGAAATTAAAGAAGAAGAAAAAGGAACCACAAAATCAATTATAAGGGGTATACTTTCTGGTTTTAAAAAAAATGGATTTAAGGTTGGCGGATTTAGCGGATATTTGGTCAGCGATGTTATTCAAGGTTCAGGACTTAGCTCTTCAGCTTCGGTTGAAGTTGCCATTGGGTCGGTTATAAATTTTTTATATAATGATAATACTATATCACCCGAAGTTATTTCAAAAATAGGTCAGTTTGCCGAAAACGAATATTTTGGAAAACCATGCGGATTGATGGATCAAGTTGCCTGTGCATCCGGCGGAATTGTAACAATTGATTTTAAAGATAACGAAAATCCAAAAATAGTAAACATTGCATTTGATTTAGAAGAATTTGATTACAAATTGCTGGTTGTTGATACTGGTGGAACTCACCAAAATTTAACGGATGAGTATGCCGCAATTCCATTTGAAATGAAGCAGATTGCAAATTATTTTGGAAAAGTGAAATGTGCTGAATTGAATTATGAGGAAGTTCTAAAATCAATTTACGAACTTAGGCAAAAGTTTTCCGATAGAGCAATTCTTAGGGTGATTCATTTCTTACAAGAAAATTTGAGAGTTGAAGAACAAGTAAATGCTCTAATTAAAAAAGATTTCCGCAAATTTATTGACCTTGTTAAAAACTCCGGAAATTCATCATATAAATATTTACAAAATGTTTATTCATCAAAAAATGTAAACGAACAGCCTCTTTCCTTAGCCTTGGCAATTACAGAAAATTTTTTAATGGATGTAAATGAAGGCGCATGTCGTATTCATGGAGGTGGTTTCGCAGGTACAATTCAGGTATTTATTCCAAATAAATATGTTGAGGATTATATCAAGATAATAGAAAAAATATTCGGCAAAAATTCAGTTTCAGTGTTGAGCATAAGACAATCAGGTTCATTCGTATTAAATTTTTAA
- a CDS encoding universal stress protein has translation METITKILVPIDFSNYSKNALRYTVNFSKKFNSKIFLVYVVEPVIYPSDFSMGQVTFPVTDTELNERAKEELESLAKEEIGQGIPVETIIRTGKPFVEINETARELDIDLIIIATHGHTGMEHLLFGSTAEKVVRKAPCPVLTLREPIKGFKFNPIEKKA, from the coding sequence ATGGAAACTATAACAAAAATATTGGTCCCAATTGATTTTTCCAATTATTCAAAAAATGCACTTCGCTACACCGTAAACTTTTCCAAAAAATTTAATTCTAAAATTTTTCTTGTTTATGTGGTTGAACCGGTAATCTACCCCTCTGATTTCAGCATGGGGCAAGTTACTTTTCCCGTTACAGATACTGAATTAAATGAGCGAGCAAAAGAAGAACTTGAATCATTGGCAAAGGAAGAAATAGGTCAGGGAATTCCCGTTGAAACTATTATAAGGACCGGTAAACCTTTCGTAGAAATTAATGAAACCGCAAGAGAATTGGATATCGACTTAATTATTATTGCGACTCACGGACACACCGGAATGGAACATTTACTTTTTGGAAGTACCGCTGAAAAAGTTGTTAGAAAAGCTCCTTGTCCTGTATTAACTTTAAGAGAGCCAATTAAAGGATTTAAATTTAATCCAATTGAAAAGAAAGCTTAA
- a CDS encoding SMP-30/gluconolactonase/LRE family protein: MNRFFLLIFFLITISIFPQDNIEFSDWELVADNQKFPEGITYDNNGNLYSSNCYGNWITRISGSKIDTFLLASDSTFKNTNGMIARPNGTLIAADFGNGVILNFSGNGKTEILIDGYNGSKFNKPNDLTLDENGNLYFTDPKTWGHEIFDGRVFYYNFSTKTVLLVQDSIAFPNGIGISPKTERLYLSESAKSRILSFRINSDGSLDDKKVFVEIPGGDPDGFNFDEDGNLYAAHFGGGNIYVISPEGKILKKIKTPGKKPSNVEFADEDLMTLYITEDETNSIYKCRVNKKGFNLFSK, from the coding sequence TTGAATAGATTTTTTTTATTAATATTTTTTTTAATTACAATCTCAATATTCCCGCAAGATAATATTGAATTTTCCGATTGGGAATTGGTTGCCGATAATCAGAAATTTCCGGAAGGAATTACTTACGATAATAATGGGAATTTGTATTCTTCCAATTGTTACGGAAATTGGATAACAAGAATTTCCGGTTCTAAAATTGATACATTTCTTTTGGCATCCGACTCAACTTTTAAGAATACAAATGGAATGATCGCGCGACCCAATGGAACACTTATAGCAGCAGATTTTGGTAATGGCGTAATTTTGAATTTCAGCGGTAATGGAAAAACTGAAATTTTAATTGATGGGTACAATGGTTCTAAATTTAACAAACCCAATGATTTGACTCTTGATGAAAATGGGAACTTATATTTTACCGATCCCAAAACTTGGGGACATGAAATATTTGACGGCAGAGTTTTCTATTATAATTTTTCAACAAAAACTGTTTTGTTAGTTCAAGATAGTATTGCATTCCCAAACGGAATAGGAATTTCACCAAAAACCGAAAGACTATATTTATCGGAATCCGCAAAATCAAGAATATTAAGTTTTAGAATAAATTCCGACGGAAGTTTGGATGATAAAAAAGTATTTGTTGAAATTCCCGGCGGAGATCCGGATGGTTTTAATTTTGATGAAGATGGAAATCTTTATGCAGCTCATTTTGGTGGTGGAAATATTTACGTAATTTCACCTGAAGGAAAAATTTTAAAGAAAATCAAAACTCCTGGTAAGAAACCAAGCAACGTTGAATTTGCTGATGAAGATTTAATGACATTGTACATTACTGAAGATGAAACAAATTCAATATATAAATGCAGAGTTAACAAAAAGGGATTTAATCTTTTTTCAAAATAA